Genomic window (Leptospira andrefontaineae):
CTTACAAGAAGCAAAATCCGCATACCAAAGTTTGGAATGTATTCGTATGTCGGGGCTAACTAAAGAAGAACAAGTTACCCTACTCGCGGACCATTCTCATCATAGGGAAACCAAAGAGCTTATGTTTTCTTATTATGAAAACTTTTTGCTTTCAGACGAAAAGACAATCCGCCTTTCCGCTTTCGAAGAGAAAAACCTTCGTAGTTTTATAGAGGCTAAAAAAGAACTTTTAGCAAGATTGCACCAGGCCGAGTACCAATCCTTATCAGAGAAACTTCTTCCCTTATCTACTTTCCAAAATACGTATATGGCCCTCTTCTTCCAACATTGGGAATTCTACCAGACCGCTCCCGATTTCCTGAAAGAAGGACTCTTCGATTAAGAAACTTTTCCTTATTTTCCAATCCTTGCTGTAAATTGCTTGAATCAGAGAATTCACGTAGGTACGGTACCTTTAGAACATGAAAAAAATTGGCATCGCTTCCGATCACGGTGGATTCGAACTTAAAGAATACCTTCGCAAAGAATTAGCGGACTCAATTGAGATCCTTGACTTCGGCACAAAAGATGAATCCTCTGTGGATTACCCTTTGATTATCGCCGAGGCTTGTAAAAAAGTTCTCTCTAAAGAAGTGGATGGATTAATCGCACTTTGTGGAACAGGTATCGGAGCTTCCATCGCTGCAAATCGTCATAAAGGGATCAGAGCTGCTCTTTGCCATGACGAGTTCACTGCGGAAATGTCTCGTCGTCATAACAACGCAAACGTATTGGTATTAGGCGGTAGAGTTTTAGGTAAAGACCTAGCGGCCCGAATCGCCCAAAAATGGCTCAATACTTCTTTCGAGGCAGGACGTCATGAAAGAAGAGTGGGTCAGTTAGACACCATCGTTTAATAAACGGAATACCTTTTTAAGAATGCAAAACAAGATCCTTTATCCGGTCTATCTCTTAGGTTTGGTCGGTCTTGTTTCCTTTTTCTCCGGCTCTATCTCTGCCGAATCCAATTCATTCTCTTTAAGCGCATTCGTTCTTAAATATGTTCGTTTAGGAAGTACCGAAAACGGAACTTCTAAATTAGAATTAAGTCCCCGAGATCGTAAAGAAGGTTCCGATCTATTTTTAGATTTTGAGGAGAAGGAAGCTTCTGATCTGAATGATAAAGCAGGTGGCTACAGAATATTATCTTCTTCTTATCTTCCTGATCAGGCAAAAGCGCATTCCGGAAAAAGATCCGCAGGTTTTGTGGGCAAAAGATCCGGGATCAAAGTTTCAGGAAAAACGAAAGGAATACTTACAAGCTCCGATATCAAAGAAGAATTTTATATCTCCTTCTTCTTATTACCTGGAAACTTAGATAAGGAAGCGGTCCTACTTTCCAAGGACTTATATACCAGAGGGAAAAAATTCGGCTGGGATCTTAGGATAAAAGATGAGATTCCAATATTAGAATTTCGTAATTTTTTCCAAAAAACTGACAAAACACATCTGTCTCTAAAACTTGCAGGAAATTCCAGGCTTTCCAGATCGGACTGGAATCATTTTATCATCCATTTAAAACCTGCTCAAAGAGAGATCGTATTATATATCAATGGAAAAGAAACAGATCGAGCGTCTGTATCTTCCAAAGAACCGATCATTCGAATCGGTTTTCATCCGGAAGACAGCACTCCATTTAAGATTGGAGAAAGTTTTTACGGTTGGTTAGATGACTTTTTGGTCTCCAAAGGAAGCCCCGATCCGGAGGTCTTATCTACTCAGTATGATGGACAAAAATACGATCCGTCATCTTTTACTGCAGATGCAAAATTCGGAACTGCGGTCTCTCCCGTTTATAAAACCAAATTTTCCAATTCTATACCGGAAGCAGTACTACTAAAAGCGAATGTACCAAAATCTTCCGTGCTTGAACTTTATTTTAGATCCTCTCCTAAAATTTTTTCCAAAATAGAAGAATATCCAGCCTGGAGATCCATCGATCTCAGAAAGATAGAAGAAGAATTTAAAGAAGATGATCCATACAGAGAAACTGAAGA
Coding sequences:
- the rpiB gene encoding ribose 5-phosphate isomerase B codes for the protein MKKIGIASDHGGFELKEYLRKELADSIEILDFGTKDESSVDYPLIIAEACKKVLSKEVDGLIALCGTGIGASIAANRHKGIRAALCHDEFTAEMSRRHNNANVLVLGGRVLGKDLAARIAQKWLNTSFEAGRHERRVGQLDTIV